One window of Vitis riparia cultivar Riparia Gloire de Montpellier isolate 1030 chromosome 5, EGFV_Vit.rip_1.0, whole genome shotgun sequence genomic DNA carries:
- the LOC117915090 gene encoding transcription factor bHLH77-like, translating into MEKERLFMNEGNCTTPPNWNIGMEIQSNELNCSSQAVQNCFLNPNWDHSMDQSDPFESALSSIVSSPVGSSAGGMPGDSIAIRELIGRLGSICNSGEISPQSYIGGGGHGNTNNSNNTSCYNTPLNSPPKLNLSIMDHQQHQIRTNFPNNHLPTHPSLAPFPADPGFAERAARFSCFGTGNFSGLSAQFGLNDTELPYRSSTGKLSRVSSNQSFKAAGSQLGAQEFKDRSPPQDGVSASDKKLGKISRSSTPDNAELGDSREESSVSEQIPGGETSLKGQNDANGRKRKSIPRGKAKEVPSSPSAKDAKVASDKDESNAKRSKPDEGSGSEKDAAKAKAEANGSTKSAGDGNQKQSKDNPKPPEAPKDYIHVRARRGQATDSHSLAERVRREKISERMKFLQDLVPGCNKVTGKAVMLDEIINYVQSLQRQVEFLSMKLATVNPRMDFNMEALLSKEIFQSRGSLPQAMYPLDSSALAFPYGYQPQQGPSLQNGIPNGTETPFSVNPLNSAIRRTSSMLPSIDGFGEAASQVSTFWEDELHSVVQMGIGQNQPQGFPGSMGAAQMKIEL; encoded by the exons ATGGAAAAGGAGAGGTTGTTCATGAATGAAGGCAACTGCACCACTCCACCCAACTGGAATATAGGCATGGAAATTCAATCCAATGAGCTGAATTGCTCCTCACAAGCGGTTCAAAATTGTTTCCTGAATCCCAATTGGGACCACTCAATGGATCAGAGCGATCCCTTTGAGTCGGCCTTGAGCTCCATTGTGTCTTCTCCGGTTGGGTCCAGTGCGGGAGGCATGCCAGGGGATAGCATTGCCATCAGAGAATTGATTGGAAGACTGGGGAGCATATGCAATTCCGGGGAGATTTCGCCTCAGTCTTACATTGGAGGAGGCGGCCACGGCAACACCAACAACAGTAACAACACTTCTTGCTATAACACGCCATTGAATTCTCCTCCCAAGCTCAATCTCTCCATCATGGATCATCAGCAACATCAGATCAGGACCAATTTCCCCAATAATCATTTACCAACACATCCAAGTCTGGCACCCTTTCCAGCTGATCCCGGATTCGCCGAGAGGGCTGCGAGATTTTCCTGCTTTGGCACTGGGAATTTCTCAGGCCTAAGTGCCCAATTCGGCCTCAATGATACTGAATTGCCATATAGATCATCCACTGGTAAGCTCTCCAGAGTCTCCAGTAACCAGTCCTTCAAGGCTGCTGGATCTCAATTGGGTGCTCAAGAATTCAAGGACAGGTCGCCGCCCCAGGATGGAGTTTCAGCTTCTGATAAGAAATTGGGTAAAATTTCAAGGTCTTCTACCCCAGATAATGCAGAATTGGGAGATTCCCGCGAGGAATCTTCGGTTTCTGAGCAGATCCCAGGTGGGGAAACCAGCCTAAAAGGCCAGAATGATGccaatggaagaaaaagaaaatcgaTTCCCAGAGGCAAAGCCAAGGAAGTCCCTTCCTCCCCCTCTGCCAAAGATGCGAAG GTTGCCTCAGACAAGGATGAATCGAATGCCAAGAGAAGCAAACCAGATGAAGGTAGTGGGAGCGAAAAGGATGCTGCCAAAGCGAAGGCAGAAGCAAATGGGAGTACCAAATCTGCAGGGGATGGGAatcaaaaacagagcaaggatAATCCTAAGCCGCCGGAGGCTCCAAAGGACTACATCCATGTTAGAGCCAGAAGGGGTCAAGCTACTGATAGCCATAGTCTTGCTGAAAGA GTCCGAAGAGAGAAAATCAGTGAGAGAATGAAGTTCCTTCAAGATCTTGTACCGGGCTGCAATAAG GTGACTGGGAAAGCAGTTATGCTGGACGAAATTATAAACTATGTGCAATCCTTGCAGCGTCAGGTTGAG TTTCTCTCTATGAAGTTGGCAACTGTGAATCCAAGGATGGATTTCAACATGGAAGCTCTTCTCTCCAAGGAA ATCTTTCAATCGCGGGGATCATTGCCACAAGCCATGTACCCATTGGATTCCTCAGCTCTAGCATTTCCCTATGGATACCAGCCCCAGCAAGGACCATCTCTACAGAATGGGATTCCTAATGGAACAGAGACCCCCTTCTCGGTGAACCCTTTAAATTCTGCGATACGACGCACCTCAAGCATGCTGCCTTCCATTGATGGGTTTGGTGAAGCTGCCTCTCAG GTTTCTACGTTTTGGGAGGACGAACTCCATAGCGTTGTTCAGATGGGAATAGGCCAGAATCAGCCCCAGGGCTTTCCTG GGTCAATGGGTGCAGCCCAGATGAAAATTGAGTTATGA